The stretch of DNA TCCGGCTCTGCTGTCTCGGGGCCGCCGCAAGTGCCGGGCACAGGGGCTGGCTCAGGGTGGGCTCTTCGCAGCTGCGACAGGAGCCCTCCCAGCCTTTGCCCACAGGCCCCTGGCAGCTGCCTGGAGCCCGGGCGGGCAGAACGCAGCTCTCCAGCACACTTCTctgcacccgcccctccccctgctccccggcTCCCGCCCCTGCtgggcctggctcctggcctAATGTCCTAATGCTCCCCGCCTGGTGTGCAGGGTCACGGGCGGGCAGGTCCTGGTACCAGGGCAGGACGCTGAcctgtggctggggtggggctgatAAGGCTCCCCTCAATCGCCCTGtcccgcccctccctccttccagctgCCCGGAGGCCTGAGGGAGAGGAAGGTAGGCGTCTGTGCCCCCTTGCACGTCTGGCCCCGGACAGACATGTCactggaggggtgggtgggtgggtgaggccTGGGCAACCTGGCCTGTGTCCCGGGGTGAGGGGGGACCTGGGGACAAGCTGGGCCCCAGCCTCTTAGTCGGTGACTTCAGCAGGTCCCGCCTTTCCTTTGGCCCTCGGTTctccagggctggaggggaaCCCTGCACCAGCCCTGCCGGGACCCCCGCCcagtgggcaggggagggtctcccctctctcccaccctgagCATGACCTGAAGCCGGAAAGTCAAGCACAGCCCTACTGGGCTGAGAGGAAAGGGGGGGCAGAGCCTCGGGGGGGACTtgggggcagggccagcctcTGATCTGCACCCCACGCCCTAGGAACTCCCCTCACCCCCTATGGCATGGAGGCTAGAGCACACGGCGGGGCAGAGTGGGGGAGACGTCAGGGGTGAGAGGCTGCGATGGGCACCCCCAGCCCTGGTTAAATATAGACCAGGGCTCCTCCCACCAAGCCCCCCCAGCCCCGAGGACTGCAAGTCCCCGATAAGCTGGCCTCCGCCGATACCCTCCAGCCTGACCCCGCCCCCCTCTAGTTCTGGGGCGCCCTCGAGCATGCTCTGTGGCCAGTGTTCGGGATGGGGTGGCTGCCCACAGGGGCCTCTGAGCAGAAGCAGTTTGTCCCGAGGGCCTGATGGGGGTGAGCTGAGGGCTCTGGGGGGTTAGGGGACAGTCGACactctgggtggtggtgggggtttTAGGCCTGAGGACCTAAGGTCCAGGAAGTCCTGGATGTGGTTGCCGGGCCCAGCCCAGGAAACCGTGGGCTGTGGGTTGGGCTAGGCCACAGAACTGCAGGCCCTGTCGCCCCTCTAGCTCTGATGGGGAGCCTGACCTGGCAGAACCCGTGAAGGTGGGCCCCGGGAGAGACTCTTGGCAGGTGGTGTccgggagggcttcctggaggaagtggctgTCTACATGTCGGCActggctgcccagggctgggcgCCTCCCGGGCCTCCTCTTCATCCCCAGCTCTCCTGCTGCCGAGATGCCGACAACTCAGGTGCTGAGCTCCGGGATGGAGCCGCACAGCCCCAAGGAGCCTGTGGAGCCGCAGACCCCAGTGAAAGGCACACGGCGGGCAAGCAGCGAGGAGGCACCCAGCACCCACCGCGAGGACTCCAGATCGGGCCTGGGCACCCTCCGGCGGGCTTTCTCCCGGGTGGGCCAGCGGGCCTCCAGCCGGGCCTTGGTCCAGGCCTCGGAGGTGGACCCAGGCCTGCTCCGACGCAGCTCCCGCTTCCTGTTCCGGTCCTTTCGGCGCCCGCTGGACGGTAGTACAGCCGCTGACCACGGCCGGGGCGCCGCTGTGCCAGGAGCAGGCCACGGCCCGGAGGCGCCCTCTGCGGTTCCTGATGGTGTCAGCCGGCAGCTGTCCCCCAAGGCGGGACTTGAAGAACTGGAACCTGAGGCAGGTGAGGGCTTCACAGACAAGCAACACTGACCatggggggaaactgaggccagagggtGGACCGGCACAGCCCCGGCTTCCCAACAGGCtgtcctcccagctccccagccccgcccccaccgcacaAGTACAGTTGTGCGTTAAACTCTTCCCGCGTTTCAAAAGGGGAGCGCCCAGTGGGCACTCAGAggagtgaggctcagagacagtCGGTGGCTGGCTTCGGGTCCCCCAGCTGGGAGGTGGAGAAACGGGGCTCGAACCCGGGTTTGCACAGCTCCGGAGCTCTGGCCGCTCCCCGGCCTTCCTGGGTCCTGGCCGAACTGGAGTGACTGCCTAGGCCCTGGCCCTCCGGGGTGCCAGCGTCACAGGGCGTGCACTGGAGCCGAacgtgccggggggggggggggtccggggGCTGCCCAGGAGAGGACACACGGGAGCTGAGCCCTGAAGGGGGTGCGCAGGGGCGGGCAGAGGGCCCGcaagggtgggggctggcccaGATGGGGGAGCAGCACACCGCACCTGCCCTGGGCActggggcaggagcctgggcaTTGCATGACCCGCCCAGCCTGAGCGCTGACCCCACGGACCTGCCGGCGGTGAGGGCTGCACTTGAGGCCTCCGGGTCCagctgggcagggccggggccggggtgggAGCAAGGGTgaaggtggggggtgaggaggcagGGGCTGATACACTTTGCCATTTTCAGCCAAGCTTGGGCCCAAGGTCCTGCCTCCTCAGAGGTCATTCCAGGGGCAGCTCCCAGCAGGTGGGGCTGTGGCTCCTGGAGCAGACCTTCAGCTGAGCTCCGGGCCGGGCTGCCCAGCCCGGGATGGGTCAGACGCAGGCCCACCGGCCTCTTGGGGCAGTCCCCTcactgcccctctccctgcctgtctTTGAAAAAAGGCAAATCCGTGGCGGACCTCATCGCCGAATGGCAGCTGCTGGCGGCCTTCAGACAGCTGCAGCACCTGGAGGCGCAGCTAGTGGAGGAGAAAGCGTCGCACATCTTCGAGCAGGACCCCACGGGCTTCGCGCGGCGCGCCATGGACCTGTGCCTGCACTACGACGGACTGGGCGCCGAGATCGGCACCATCGTGCGCGAGACGCTGGGCCCCGGGGGCGTGGACCCCACCGCGCTGGCGGAGCTGGCCCACGTGGTGCGCGCGGAGGAGGAGGCCCACCCCCGGTCCCCTGCCGACGGAGACTTCCTTCGCACGCCCCGCCGCTGGCGCCAGCAATGGGAGGACGCGGTGCGGCGGAGCGCGCAGGAGCGCGTGCGGCAGTTGGGCGTCGGAGAGGCCTCGGAGGTGGCGGAGGGTGCGTCGGACCTCGCCAGACTCCTGGCGGAGCTTGGCAGCTTGGTTCGCCGCGACCTGCAGAAGGTGCAGCTGGAGGTGCAGCCCGCTTACGCGTCCGCCGGTTTCCCGGCGTGGGAGACCTACCGGCACGCCTACCACGACGCGGTGGCCCAGCGCCTCCAGGAGCTGGCGCAGGAGGCCCGCGGCTGCGAGCAGCTCTACACCCTGCTGGACTGGGCCGCCAATGTCTACGGCGGGTGAGGCCTCGGCCAGGGAGCCgcgcagggcagggaggggttggcactgcccctcccaggccttCAGGTGCCCACGCGGAGCAGCGCAGGGcacctctcttctcctttccctccacgGGAGAGGGCTGTGATCAGGCGCAGGGATTCCCAGGGGCCTCTGACATTCAAGGGGCCACCCGTGCCTGGGTTCCGGAAGCCAGACAGCTCGGAGGGGAGGTTCTTACCTAGGCAGGGAGCCCAGTCAGAGGGCCTGTGCTAATGCACGTGCTACCTTTCAGTGAGGCAGGAAAGGGCGCCCCCTCCAGGCAGGACGTGACTGCGGGCTCAGAGCGGCTTGGATTTtacccccactgtccccttcagGTGGCCACCAGGGAGCAGGGCACAGGCCGGCCCACCTCTGGCTCTGGGTGGTCTGATGGGGTGGACCGCCTCTCTGCCCAGTGCTGGCCCGCCCCACAGGCAGGAGagcgggcagggggagggtgccTACAGTCCCGGGCGAGTGAGTTTGCTGTGTGTCCTCAGGCAGGTCCTcgcccctctctgggcttccctgGCATGGGCTGGATAGTGGCAGGTTCCTGAGCGTTGTGGCACTGGGGACACTTAGAGCTGAGTTTTGGGTGCACCCTGACCCTGAGGGTAGAGATCACTTCGGAGGCAGCCTGGCCAAAGTCCATCTGGATAGCAGTTCTAATGGTCAGTGCCAGGCAGTCCGGCAGCGGGGAGCGTGAGGGGTGAGGCGGGGCTGCACAGAAGCCTGCAGGGCGGGGTGCGGGGTGGAGCGTGTGACCAGAGACCCCAGGGACCCTTTGGTGATGGCTGTGATGCTGTTAGGCTTCGAGCttggcagggggcagtggggaggcagcTGCGGCCGCCTCAGCCTCTGACCTATCTTCCAGTCCGAATTTCCTGGGTGCCCCGGACCTGACTCTGTCCATGGAGCCGCTGCCCCCACTCCTGGCACCCGATGTGTGGGCCCAACTGGAGAGCGACTACACCAGCTTCCTAGAGGTtaggcctgggggcggggtcaggcTGAGCACAGGAAGGTCCCACAGTAGGGGGGTGCGGGGCCCAGGACCGCTGAAGAGCGCTAGAGGGGGCTTGCCCCCTTGACTGGGTGGCCCTTGTCTCcgggggcaggccctgggctcgGGAAGCAGGGGACACCCGGACCTCCTTCCTGGGAGGGTCTCACGGAGCCCTCTCCTCCGCCCCGCCCAGACCAAGATCTCCAGCTGCTTCGACAGCATCCTGCAGCTGGAGCAGAGCCTCTGGGCCGCCGCGGAGGCCCCCGAAGTGCTGCAGGGCCGTTACCACACCCCGCTGTCCATCGATGTCCACATGGTGCGGCCCGGGAGCGGGGCGAGGAGGGGACGTAGGTGTGGGTTCCCTCAGGCGTGTTCGGTCTCCCTGGAAGTGGGGGCGTCTGCGGCTGTAACATCCAGttctcacctcccctcccccttagaCGGGAGCTTGAAGACCCACGCAGGGCGGGGCGAGGGACTCGGGGGTCGCAGGGCCAGGCAGCGCGCACCAGGGCACAGCTCCCAGCTCCGCAGGCGGCGGGAGGTCTGGGCACTGGGGAGGGCTGACTCCCACGTTGAGGCCCCTGGAAGCTGGGTCCGAGACCGTGCGACAGCGCAGGGCAGGCTGGAGGCATCACTGGGCCATCAGCGGGGGACTGAGCCTCGGAGCCCAGGGTTCGGCCGCGGGGCTCAGGGCGTGGCCTCGCTCGCAGCTGGTGGCAGAGCACGTGAAGGCGGCGGCAGCCATCTCCGCGGAGCTGGAGGCCACCACCTTGCGGATCTGCGCGCGGGAGCTCGGCCTCTTCCTGTCCAGGTGCGCACGCATCCTCCGCCAGGGTGGGAGCGGAGGGGGGGGAGTCCCGAGGGGAGGGAGGACCCGGGGTTACAGCGTGGCCTGGAAGGCTCCTCGAGAACTCCGCGTACCCCGCCCCCAGGTTTCAAAAGGCTTTTCTGGAGTCGGAGGCGGTGACGGAGCCGCTCCTGGGCGCCCACCTCAACGCCTGCGAGGAGCTCAGGTGCGTGTCTCCCGCGGCATCACGCTGCGCTGCCCAGCACGGTCCGCAGGGGGCGCGCGAGCTCCGGAAACGTGGCCGCTGGCTCGCAAGGGCGAAACAAATTGGGACCAGGCGTCAGCAGCTGGCGGGGTAGGGTGGGTGGGGTGCGGAGGAATTCCCAGGAGGCCTCCAGGAATGCCTCTCGCCGGACCCCGTCCCCGCTGTGGGGTCCTCCCTCTGCCCCGCGAAGCCGAGTCCCTGCAAGGGATGCGGGAGTTTCAAGGCTGTGTGCAGAGGCCGAAAAGTGCCAGCCGCCCCGGCGGGCCTCACAGTCCAATCCTGTGGATGCGGGCCGTTTCTTTGCTCCGCTCATCCCAGCCGGCCCTCTTTCTTTTTAGGACCCTCCCTGTTCGGGGAAGCGCGGCTCTgctggggctggagcctgggccctcctgcccccagcaggcAGAGGCCGTCCCCGTGGGCTGGCAGAGGCTGCCCCCCTTCTGTGCCCCCACACCCAGGCCGAGCCTCGGCGCCCCCCATTGCGGATGCCCCAGCCGCTGCGGGACAGTCAGCAGCTGTGGGCGCGGACTCCGAGCCACGCGGGGTTCATGCCCCAGCTCTGCACTTGCTGGCTGCTGCCGCCTAGGGCATGAGTCAGTTCCCCTTTCTGCGCCTCGTTCCTCATCGGCCAGATGGAGATGGGAGCACCTGCTCCCCTGACTCAGAGCGCCCGGTTCCCGCTGGCTCCTGGAGAGCCTCTGCCATGCGCCCGGCGCTGTGCCGGTGCTCTGCCCACCGGGTGCGGTTCACCGCCCCACGAGTGTGTGGTGTCCCCACGCACGGATGGGAAAGCGGAGGCTCGGGAAAGAAATGCCACTTGTCCACGGTCACACCGCCCGGTCGTGCTGGGCCGGGAGCCTGACCCAGGCCTGTGTGAATCCAAAGCATGGACGCGACGAGGACACTTGCCTGTCCCCAGTCTGTGCCAGGCCTGTCCAATTGGCCCCAGGGAACACTCCCCACCCCTTGgtgggcaggcagcctgggccccCGCCCCTGACGGGATGTTAGTCTCCCCTTCTGTGTCCCTGTGCTGGGGACTGGGCACGGCCTCggcctctgtttcctcaacaGTGGAGTGAGGGCATGTCCCCTTCAGGGGGGCAGTcatgaggctcagggaggggcccCCTGGGGGGCCAGGCTCAGCTGTGCTGCCCCACCCAGGAGGGATGGAGGTGCACCCCAGGCTGCCGCAAGGGCTCGCTGCGGTGCAGCGGGGCCGCCACCCTCATCCTGCTGGCCTGCCCCTCCTTGATCAGCTCCTGGGGCTTCGGTACCGTCCCCTCACTTGACTCTGCACCCCGGGCTGTTCTATACATTGTGTGGCCCTGGGACCTTCACATTCTAGTCTAAACGAGTGGGGCTGATATGGCCCCTAGCCTGCATGACTACATGCGTTAtccccagcctgctccccctTGCCTACTTTgtctcctgccctgggcccttCCCAGGACCAGTCTGCTGGCCAGGTACCCAGGAGCCTTTGCGGAGCTGGAGAAGCCCCTGGCGGCTGCCACCTGCGTCTTCCAGAAGCGGCTGCTCCAGGGTTTGCAGTGTGACATACAGGTGAGGAGGCACAGCCCCTTCTCTTCCTACTTCCCGTGCCCAGGAGGTGccccccatgtcctggagcctgGGGGCCCAATTCTCAGCATCATTTACTCCAGGGGCAGTTtcaggggtggtggggtgggcagagagccTGGGCAAGTTCCCAGCTGGGCAGGGATGGTGGGTCTCCACTTCTTGGAGATGGTAGGTCCCAGGAACCAGGCACCTCACCTGCCCAGCAAGGCCCGGCTAGAGGCTCAAACTAAAACCTGGCCCTGGAGCTCAGGGCCCCTGGAAGGGCCTAGTGACACAATTCCTGGTTGGAGACGTGTCACCGAGCTACTGCATAGAGAAGGGGATTAGAGAGCCCCTCAGAGTTCCTTCCTGCTGACAGGTTGTGCCTAGGCCTGAAATGCCCCTGTCGGAGCCCTGCACTGGGCGGTCAGGGGAcgggctgctgggtgggggtggggcgcagtTGGAagattccccccccccacacttgtCCTTGTCCCCAGCCACTCTTCAGGGTCCTGTGCACCAAGGCCTGGCTGACACAGGACGAGCTGCAGCCCCTCATGGACAAAGTGGTGGCCTTTGCCCGCCACCTGGAGCACGTGACCCCACTTCGTGCGCAGGTATCTGGAAAGCAAGGGGCACTGATGGGTTCATGCCTGAAGCCAGGCCCTGCACCCtgaccccgaccccgacccccCAACTGCCCAGGAGACTCTGCAGGAAGCGCACCGTTATGTGGTCCGAGAGTACATGGCACAGGCGCTGAGGCCACGCGAGCGGTTCCGGGGCGCTGAGCGCAGGGTCGGCTCCCAGAAGATGGGCCTGGACGCCCAGGCCATCGGCGACACCTTCCAGGGCTTGGTAGGAGCGCCTTCCCGCTGCGTCTGAGTGTGTGCTCAGCTGCTGCCGGGGccccggaggggcggggcccgggtGGCACTTTGCATACATTTGCATACGTTTTGTGGGGTTAGTGGGGACAGAACCAGGGCCCGCAGCATCTGGTGGGTGAGGCTGTGGGAGCCTTTCCTGCACCCTGACCTCCAGCCTTTGCAGCTGAGCACCTCCTCCCTACACAAACACCCCTgctccggccccggccccccaCTTGCTGCTCCCTCCAGGCAGCACCTCAGTTTACCCAACTGAGCAGAGGCGGGAAGACACAGAGCTGTGCTGTGCAGAGGGCTGCTGTGGCGAGTCTACCGTGTGGAGCCCCGTGTCCTTCCGTGGGGCCGAGAcgggggctgcaggcagggcgGCGAGGGGCTCCCCGGGGAGTGGGGGCCAGCCCTGCAGGCTTCGTGTCTCCCTGCCCCCGCAGGGCTCGGAGGCCACGTGGCTGGACCAGGCGATCCCATGCGTGGCCGACATCCTGGGCGAGACCGACAAAGACGGCATCCAGCGGCACCTGGAGGTGCTGGTCCAGAACTACCCCGACATCAGGTCTGTGCCCCCGCCTGCCAGCCTGGGGCTCCAAGGGGGCACctcggggccctggggccagggcttCGTGCCTTCACTTGGGTGCTGGGGTCGCAGGGGACCGGGTGAGGAGCCGGCAGAGCCACGGGTGCGTAGGGGAGGGAGCCCCCGGGAACGGGGGTTCTCGGGTCTCTGTGGTTTTGGTGCAGCCCCGAGGTGGAGCGGAGGGCGCCTGGAATCCTCCGAACAGGGCCGGCCCCTCCTCGGGCGTCTGACGGTGGAAACACGTCCCTGCCAGGGAATTTGGGGGGGAGGTACAGCCCCCGCCTCCCAGACAAAACCCCCTGTGGAAGCCCCGGCCAAGAGGAAAGAGACTGTGTTCCCAGGGTGTGTGCCAGCGGTGGGGGGAGAGGCTGAGTCATCGAGCTGTGGAAATCCCAGCCAGAAACTCTCCACGACCCTGGAGGCtccggggggggtggggggggcgcaccctccccagccctgtggcCGGGCGCCGGGAGAGGGCTCCTTGCCCGGAGCTGCTGCCGCCTCTCTGGCTCGGCGTGACGGCACCCTCGCAGCCCCCCAGGGTCCCGGCCTGGCCCCTCGGGTCCTGCTGCCCTCAGCACCCGCTCCCCGGGCTCCTGGGGTGGTGGCACTTCAAGCCGGACGGGTGCTCTTGCCGTGCAGGGGTGACTGGCCACGCCTCTGGGCACCGACCTCCGGCCTCCACGCTGCCTTTCCCCCTGTGGTCCGGCTGGGCCCCGGCACAGACGCCCCCTGGCGGGACCGTCCTCTGCCcgacccctcctcctccctcactccGCAGGCCCATTTCCTGGACCTCCACAGGGCGTGCCTCCCCAGTTGGgcagccccttctccccaccccgctGGGACCCTTCCCGACCCAGCCAGCCCCTGCGGGAGCACGGGGGCTCCTCCCGGCCCCTCTCAGGCTCGGGGGACGTGGGTACACACTCGTGCTTCCAGCCCGAGGCAGGGGCTCCCCTTGCCCGGGGGGCCGGGCGTCGTCCCCGGAGGCGCTGGGTCTGCACTCAGGGCCCCGTGTCTCTGCAGGCGTGACCACGTGCTGGCCATCCTGGCCCTGCGCCGCCTGGGCCGTCACCGGAACCAGCGCCTCCTGCAGCACACCCAGCACCTGCTGCGGGCCGCGGCCAAAGCCGGGGCCAAAGCCGAGGCCTCCGGGGGCCACGTGCTCTTCGAGGAGATCGAGGTGCCTACCTCTGTGGGCGTGCTCCTCGCCTGCATCTAGGGCCCCCGCACCCCAGGGGGCTGGCCTCAGGCGCGGGCCGCAGCGGGCGCGGGGCCCGCCACCGTCCCCCGGGCGCCGAGCCCCAAGCCAGGAGGCTGGGAGGTGCtctccctccgccctgcccccgACCTGACGCTCGGAGTCATGGAATTTCCCTCCTCAGCCAAGTGCGGCTGCAGGGCCAGAAGGAAGAGCCAGGACAGAGGCATCCCAGGCATCTGCGGGGGAGCGCCGGGGGCTGCCCACCGGAGAAGGcctccccgcccacctgcccggcACCGCCGCCAGTCGCCGGTCGGAAGGTGAAGAGCAGagtgtttaaaaataagcacAGATGTAAATGGTGCCCCCctcaggaggggcggggccaagctgtccaggagcaggaggctgggctggaagGGTCTGCGGTGACCCCACTGGGTGACGGCCCTTCCCTGCCCGTGGTACCggtggggaggctgaggcaggcCCACAGCTGAGAAGGCCCACCCCTGTGGCTACCGAGCAGAGCAGGCTTGGACCCTGCGGTTCCGAGCCCACTGGCCTCGTGTGTCAAGCGAGCCTCGCCCTGCAGGGACGGGCACTGCTCTGTCCCGTCCTAAACAGGCCGGGGCCCCGGAGAGACAAGGAAACAGCAAGGCTTGCCCTGCAGCGTGAGGGATTTGGGTGAGATGCGGGAGGGACTTCCCAGCTGTGGGGATGCTGCTGCACATGTGAACCCCGCTGGGGGAGCGGggggaggctgggcctggaggtctcagccctggggtggggctgcaaGGCGCTGGCTCCAGGGTGCgcctgcaccccccacccatcCTTCTCTCACAAAGAGCTGGCACTGAAGTTCCCCCTGGCCTTCAGGCCAGGCCAGGCGGCTGGGAAACCCCTGGGCTTCGGGAGTCTGGGGCTCGGCAGGGGGCTGGGCACCGAGATGAGGGGTTACAAGGAGGAGACCGAGACAAGCAGCAGCAGGTGCCTCCCGGACACCCCTCTGCCGGGGCCCCCGCCGTCCTTCTGGGCCTGGCCCCGAccatggcagagctggggagcaggCAACTGGGGAGCAGGCAACTGCAGGGGGCCGGGGTTCGAAGAGCCCGGTGAGGTGGAGTCTCCCCTGCACAGGGCGAGCGTCCTGAAAGGCTGCCGGGCTGGCCAAGTGGGGGACCTGTGTCTCCCTGTGtcgccccccccccggccacctCGCTGCGCCCACAGGAGGCCCCGTCCGATCccctcagccagggctggaatgcagagccagggctgagtcGGTCCTGTCGGGGCCCCAGGAGTAGGGGTGGGAGCAGGGTCGGGGCTGCTCCCTCCACGGGCGCCCAGGGGCTAGAGGCTGGTGGCGGAGGAAGACAGGGAGCACCCCGACCTCCCGGAGTGGGGAACCTGGCAGGGTGCATGGGGCAGGAATGAGGAAGAGGAGCGGCTGGGGTTCCCGGGCTCCAGGATTGCAGTGGGGTGGGGCACGTGCAGAGCGGGAGGTCGGCCCTGCCTCGCACCAGGGTCCCCCACAGGCACACGCAGGCGGCCCGGGCCCTTCAGCCTCGGGGGGGCGGTGTCAGCGGGGCCCCTCTTCCGCCAGAGAGGGCGGGGGGGCCGCCCTGTCTCCCGGCCCCAGTGCCCCAGTGCCGTGCGACGAGCGGCGGTCAGCGCTCCCTCCGTGCCTGTGCggcctctccctcttccttcctggcctgtgacccaggctcCTCCCTTCCTGGCCCTGGACCTCACGGGGCCCCCGGGCTTGGGGACAGCCCTCTCAGCAGGATTCGGTCCTCGAAGGGCCCCTCACCACTGgccaggaggggggagggggctgcctggTCCCCAATCTCACTTCCTTCCTTTGCCACCGCAGCATCCCTCTGGGGACCCCAGCAGACCAGAGGGCCCCCGCCAGGGTCAGCATCTGTCCAGCATCCATGCTGAGGCCCGGGGGAGGCCCGGGGGCCGGGCCTCTGCCTGCGCGCTGCTCTCCCCCAGCCAGTCTGTGTGCAGTGCTGGGCGGGGGCCCGTGCTGGGCTCCGGGGCAAgctggggcggggctgcggggctgcggggctgcggggctgcggggctgcggggctggggtGTCATCGAGTCCCACGAGGCCGGCTGCCCACGCACCCACACCTCTGTTCGCAGCCTGTGAAGGGCTGAATGGCCTCCCTCGGAACGCTGACAACTGTGGATAGTGACTCATTCGCTTAGTTCAACATTAAAAAGGCACAAAAAGGCACAAGGTGAAAAGTCTCCTCACTTCCCCCTCCGCTGCGTCCTTCCCGGAGCCACGGAGCTCCTCCCCCCCAGGCCGGCCGGGCCGGTTAGAAGCGGGGCTCGCCCGCGGAAAACcggggtggtgggtggtgggtggtggagcTCGGGCGTGGGCGAAGAGCCTGCGTTCG from Phyllostomus discolor isolate MPI-MPIP mPhyDis1 chromosome 1, mPhyDis1.pri.v3, whole genome shotgun sequence encodes:
- the EXOC3L4 gene encoding exocyst complex component 3-like protein 4, with translation MPTTQVLSSGMEPHSPKEPVEPQTPVKGTRRASSEEAPSTHREDSRSGLGTLRRAFSRVGQRASSRALVQASEVDPGLLRRSSRFLFRSFRRPLDGSTAADHGRGAAVPGAGHGPEAPSAVPDGVSRQLSPKAGLEELEPEAGKSVADLIAEWQLLAAFRQLQHLEAQLVEEKASHIFEQDPTGFARRAMDLCLHYDGLGAEIGTIVRETLGPGGVDPTALAELAHVVRAEEEAHPRSPADGDFLRTPRRWRQQWEDAVRRSAQERVRQLGVGEASEVAEGASDLARLLAELGSLVRRDLQKVQLEVQPAYASAGFPAWETYRHAYHDAVAQRLQELAQEARGCEQLYTLLDWAANVYGGPNFLGAPDLTLSMEPLPPLLAPDVWAQLESDYTSFLETKISSCFDSILQLEQSLWAAAEAPEVLQGRYHTPLSIDVHMLVAEHVKAAAAISAELEATTLRICARELGLFLSRFQKAFLESEAVTEPLLGAHLNACEELRTSLLARYPGAFAELEKPLAAATCVFQKRLLQGLQCDIQPLFRVLCTKAWLTQDELQPLMDKVVAFARHLEHVTPLRAQETLQEAHRYVVREYMAQALRPRERFRGAERRVGSQKMGLDAQAIGDTFQGLGSEATWLDQAIPCVADILGETDKDGIQRHLEVLVQNYPDIRRDHVLAILALRRLGRHRNQRLLQHTQHLLRAAAKAGAKAEASGGHVLFEEIEVPTSVGVLLACI